A genomic window from Klebsiella quasipneumoniae subsp. quasipneumoniae includes:
- a CDS encoding glycyl-radical enzyme activating protein, with product MIFNIQRYSTHDGPGIRTVVFLKGCSLGCRWCQNPESRARSEDLLYDPRLCLAGCELCQQAAPAVTTRTLEGLIIHRQHVNDSHIAALRDCCPTTALTVCGEEKSVEEIMATVLRDKPFYDRSGGGITLSGGEPFMNPALAQALLEASHQAGIHTAVETCLHVPWKYIEPALPFIDLFLADLKHVDEAVFRQWTDGSARRVLDNLQHLAQAGKNIIIRVPLIQGFNASEADITAITDFAADRLRVSEIHFLPYHTLGMNKYQLLSQPYTAPDKPLDAPELLAFAQDYARSKGLTAILRG from the coding sequence ATGATCTTCAATATCCAGCGCTATTCCACCCATGACGGCCCAGGGATCCGCACCGTCGTCTTCCTGAAAGGCTGCTCGCTGGGCTGCCGCTGGTGCCAGAACCCGGAGAGCCGCGCCCGCAGCGAAGACCTGCTGTATGACCCGCGCCTGTGCCTGGCTGGCTGCGAGCTGTGCCAGCAGGCGGCGCCGGCGGTTACCACCCGCACCCTCGAGGGTCTGATCATTCACCGGCAACACGTTAACGACAGCCATATCGCCGCGCTGCGCGACTGCTGCCCCACCACCGCGCTCACGGTGTGCGGCGAGGAGAAGAGCGTCGAGGAGATCATGGCGACGGTGCTGCGCGATAAACCCTTTTACGATCGCAGCGGCGGCGGCATCACCCTTTCCGGCGGCGAACCCTTTATGAACCCGGCCCTGGCGCAGGCGCTGTTGGAGGCCAGCCATCAGGCGGGTATCCATACCGCTGTGGAAACCTGCCTGCACGTACCGTGGAAATACATTGAGCCGGCTTTACCCTTCATCGACCTGTTTCTCGCCGACCTGAAGCACGTCGACGAGGCCGTTTTCAGGCAGTGGACCGACGGCAGCGCCCGCCGGGTGCTGGACAACCTGCAGCACCTGGCGCAGGCGGGGAAAAACATCATTATTCGCGTGCCGTTAATCCAGGGATTCAACGCCAGCGAAGCCGACATTACCGCCATCACTGATTTTGCCGCCGACCGCCTGCGGGTCAGCGAAATCCATTTCCTGCCCTACCACACGCTGGGAATGAATAAATACCAGTTACTCAGTCAGCCCTACACCGCACCGGATAAACCGCTGGATGCTCCCGAGCTGCTCGCCTTTGCGCAGGATTATGCGCGGAGCAAGGGGCTAACGGCGATCTTACGAGGATAA
- the moeA gene encoding molybdopterin molybdotransferase MoeA, with translation MDFTAGLMPLDTALTQMLDRITPLSATETVPLLQAFARVTAHDIISPLDVPGFDNAAMDGYAVRLSDLNDGAALPVAGKAFAGQPFHDAWPTGTCIRIMTGAPVPAGCDAVVMQEETEQTDAGVRFAAPVKAGQHIRRRGEDIAHGAVVFPAGTPLTVAELPVLASLGIADVEVVRKVRVAVFSTGDELQLPGQPLGDGQIYDTNRLAVHLMLEQLGCEVINLGIIPDDPTQLREAFIAADQQADVVISSGGVSVGEADYTKTILEELGEIGFWKLAIKPGKPFAFGKLSSSWFCGLPGNPVSATVTFCQLVQPLLAKLSGKHGPLQATRLRVRAAARLKKSPGRLDFQRGILQRNPDGELVVTTTGHQGSHIFSSFSLGNCFIVLERERGHVEAGEWVDVEPFSHLFGGL, from the coding sequence ATGGATTTTACCGCCGGACTGATGCCGCTCGACACAGCCCTCACCCAGATGCTCGATCGTATTACGCCGCTGAGCGCGACGGAAACTGTACCGCTGTTGCAGGCCTTCGCGCGCGTCACCGCCCATGACATTATCTCCCCGCTGGATGTCCCCGGCTTTGATAACGCGGCGATGGATGGCTATGCCGTCCGGTTGAGCGACCTCAACGACGGCGCGGCCCTGCCGGTCGCCGGGAAGGCCTTTGCCGGCCAGCCGTTTCACGACGCCTGGCCCACCGGCACCTGTATCCGCATCATGACCGGCGCGCCGGTGCCTGCGGGCTGCGACGCGGTAGTCATGCAGGAAGAGACCGAACAGACCGACGCCGGCGTGCGCTTTGCCGCGCCGGTGAAAGCCGGGCAGCATATTCGCCGCCGCGGGGAAGATATCGCCCACGGCGCGGTGGTCTTCCCGGCGGGAACGCCGCTGACGGTAGCCGAGCTGCCGGTGCTGGCCTCGCTGGGCATTGCCGACGTCGAGGTGGTGCGCAAGGTTCGCGTCGCGGTCTTCTCGACCGGCGATGAGCTGCAGCTGCCGGGTCAACCGCTTGGCGACGGCCAGATTTACGATACCAACCGCCTGGCGGTGCATCTGATGCTCGAACAGCTGGGCTGCGAGGTCATTAACCTCGGCATTATTCCTGACGATCCGACGCAACTGCGTGAGGCCTTTATCGCCGCCGACCAGCAGGCCGACGTGGTCATCAGCTCCGGTGGCGTCTCGGTGGGCGAAGCCGACTACACCAAAACCATTCTTGAAGAGCTGGGGGAGATCGGCTTCTGGAAGCTGGCGATCAAGCCGGGCAAACCCTTCGCCTTCGGCAAGCTCAGCAGCAGCTGGTTCTGCGGCCTGCCGGGCAACCCGGTTTCCGCCACCGTCACCTTCTGTCAGCTGGTACAGCCGCTGCTGGCGAAGCTCTCCGGTAAGCACGGTCCGCTTCAGGCGACCCGCCTGCGGGTGCGGGCCGCCGCGCGGCTGAAAAAGTCCCCGGGCCGCCTCGATTTTCAGCGCGGTATTCTGCAGCGCAACCCGGACGGCGAGCTGGTGGTGACCACCACCGGTCATCAGGGCTCGCACATTTTCAGCTCTTTCAGCCTCGGCAACTGCTTTATCGTGCTGGAGCGCGAGCGCGGCCACGTTGAAGCGGGCGAATGGGTCGACGTCGAACCGTTCAGCCATCTGTTTGGGGGGCTGTAA
- the gsiB gene encoding glutathione ABC transporter substrate-binding protein GsiB, whose protein sequence is MTQPVSRKWWLALSIAAALASAPAFAAKDVVVAVGSNFTTLDPYDANDTLSQAVAKSFYQGLFGLDKEMKLQNVLAESYTVSPDGLVYTIKLHSGVKFQDGTDFNAEAVKANLDRASNPENHLKRYNLYKNIASTEAVDPTTVKITLKQPFSAFINILAHPATAMISPAALKKYGKDIGFHPVGTGPYKLDTWNQTDFVKVSKFDGYWQPGLPKLDSITWRPVVDNNTRAAMLQTGEAQFAFPIPYEQAPLLAKNSKLELVASPSIMQRYISMNVTQKPFDNPKVREAINYAINRQALVKVAFAGYATPATGVVPPSIAYAQSYPAWPYDPAKARQLLKEAGYPNGFNTTLWSSHNHSTAQKVLQFTQQQLAQVGIKAQVTAMDAGQRAAEVEGKGQKESGVRMFYTGWSASTGEADWALSPLFASQNWPPTLFNTAFYSNPQVDSALSEALKTTDPQEKTKLYKAAQDIIWKESPWVPLVVEKLVSAHSKNLTGFYIQPDTGFSFEQADLTP, encoded by the coding sequence ATGACACAACCTGTTTCACGCAAATGGTGGCTGGCGCTGAGTATCGCGGCGGCCCTGGCGAGCGCCCCCGCTTTTGCCGCCAAAGATGTGGTGGTGGCGGTCGGGTCTAACTTCACGACGCTCGACCCCTATGATGCCAACGATACCCTGTCGCAGGCGGTGGCGAAGTCCTTTTATCAAGGCCTGTTCGGCCTTGATAAAGAGATGAAGCTGCAAAATGTCCTTGCCGAGAGCTACACCGTATCGCCGGATGGCCTGGTGTACACCATCAAGCTGCACAGCGGGGTGAAATTCCAGGATGGCACCGACTTTAACGCCGAGGCGGTCAAGGCTAACCTCGACCGCGCCAGCAACCCGGAAAACCATCTTAAGCGCTATAACCTGTATAAAAATATCGCCAGCACCGAGGCGGTCGATCCAACCACGGTGAAAATTACCCTCAAGCAGCCGTTCTCGGCGTTTATTAATATTCTCGCCCATCCGGCGACGGCGATGATTTCGCCGGCGGCGCTGAAAAAATATGGCAAAGACATCGGCTTCCACCCGGTCGGCACCGGGCCGTATAAGCTCGATACCTGGAACCAGACCGACTTCGTGAAGGTCAGCAAGTTCGATGGCTACTGGCAGCCGGGGCTGCCGAAGCTGGATTCCATTACCTGGCGACCGGTGGTCGATAACAATACCCGGGCGGCGATGCTGCAGACCGGCGAGGCGCAGTTCGCCTTCCCGATCCCCTATGAGCAGGCGCCGCTGCTGGCGAAAAACAGCAAACTGGAGCTGGTGGCCAGTCCGTCGATCATGCAGCGTTACATCAGCATGAACGTGACGCAGAAGCCGTTCGATAATCCGAAGGTGCGCGAAGCGATCAACTACGCCATCAACCGCCAGGCGCTGGTCAAGGTGGCGTTTGCCGGCTACGCCACCCCGGCGACCGGCGTGGTGCCGCCGTCGATTGCCTACGCCCAGAGCTACCCCGCGTGGCCTTACGATCCGGCGAAAGCGCGCCAGCTGCTGAAAGAGGCCGGCTACCCCAACGGGTTTAACACGACGCTGTGGTCGTCACATAACCACAGCACCGCACAGAAAGTGCTGCAGTTTACCCAGCAGCAGCTGGCGCAGGTGGGCATTAAGGCGCAGGTGACGGCGATGGACGCCGGTCAGCGGGCGGCGGAAGTGGAAGGTAAAGGGCAGAAAGAGAGCGGGGTACGGATGTTCTATACCGGCTGGTCCGCCTCCACTGGCGAAGCCGACTGGGCGCTGTCGCCGCTGTTTGCTTCCCAAAACTGGCCGCCGACCCTGTTCAACACCGCCTTTTACAGCAACCCGCAGGTGGATAGCGCACTGAGCGAGGCGCTGAAAACCACCGATCCGCAAGAGAAAACCAAACTCTATAAAGCGGCGCAGGATATTATCTGGAAAGAGTCGCCGTGGGTGCCGCTGGTGGTGGAGAAACTGGTCTCTGCCCACAGCAAGAATCTCACTGGCTTCTATATCCAGCCGGACACCGGCTTCAGCTTCGAACAGGCAGATTTAACACCGTGA
- the gsiD gene encoding glutathione ABC transporter permease GsiD, whose amino-acid sequence MRLLNWRRQAALNAMPGIRPGEIHTPWHEFWRRFRRQPVAMGAGIFVLLLIAVAIVAPWIAPYDAENYFDYDRLNEGPSLVHWFGVDSLGRDIFSRVLVGAQISLAAGVLAVLIGAAIGTVLGLLAGYYEGWWDRLIMRLCDVLFAFPGILLAIAVVAVMGSGMANVIIAVAIFSIPAFARLVRGNTLVLKQQTFIESARSIGASDATILFHHILPGTVSSIVVYFTMRIGVSIISAASLSFLGLGAQPPTPEWGAMLNEARADMVMSPHVALFPAVAIFLTVLAFNLLGDGLRDALDPKLKG is encoded by the coding sequence GTGCGATTGCTTAACTGGAGAAGGCAGGCGGCGCTGAACGCCATGCCGGGCATCAGGCCCGGCGAGATCCATACCCCCTGGCATGAGTTCTGGCGGCGCTTTCGGCGTCAGCCGGTGGCCATGGGCGCCGGTATTTTTGTGCTGTTGCTGATTGCGGTGGCCATCGTCGCCCCATGGATAGCGCCGTACGATGCGGAAAATTATTTTGACTATGACCGGCTTAACGAGGGGCCTTCGCTGGTGCACTGGTTCGGCGTCGACTCGCTGGGGCGCGATATTTTCAGCCGGGTGCTGGTGGGCGCGCAGATCTCGCTGGCCGCCGGGGTGCTGGCGGTGCTGATTGGCGCGGCCATCGGCACGGTGCTTGGGCTGCTGGCCGGCTACTATGAGGGCTGGTGGGATCGGCTGATTATGCGTCTGTGCGACGTGCTGTTCGCCTTTCCGGGGATCCTGCTGGCGATCGCGGTGGTCGCCGTCATGGGCAGCGGGATGGCCAACGTGATTATCGCCGTGGCGATCTTCTCGATCCCGGCGTTCGCCCGGCTGGTGCGCGGCAATACTCTGGTATTAAAGCAGCAGACTTTTATTGAATCGGCGCGCAGTATTGGCGCCAGCGATGCCACCATCCTCTTCCACCACATCCTGCCGGGGACGGTGTCGTCAATCGTGGTTTATTTCACCATGCGCATTGGGGTATCGATTATTTCGGCGGCCAGTCTGTCGTTTCTCGGCCTCGGCGCGCAGCCGCCCACGCCGGAGTGGGGTGCCATGCTCAACGAGGCGCGGGCGGATATGGTGATGTCTCCGCACGTGGCGCTGTTTCCGGCGGTGGCGATTTTCTTGACCGTGCTGGCGTTTAATCTGCTGGGAGATGGCCTGCGCGATGCGCTGGATCCGAAGTTAAAGGGGTAG
- the gsiC gene encoding glutathione ABC transporter permease GsiC yields the protein MLNYVIKRLLGLIPTLLIVAVLVFLFVHMLPGDPARLIAGPEADAQVVAMVRQQLGLDQPLHVQFWHYITNVLRGDFGMSMASRRPVASEIASRFMPTLWLTLASMSWAVLFGMAAGIAAAVWRNRWPDRLGMALAVSGISFPAFALGMLLMQVFSVELGWLPTVGADSWRHYILPSLTLGAAVAAVMARFTRASFVDVLHEDYMRTARAKGVSETRVVLKHGLRNAMIPVVTMMGLQFGFLLGGSIVVEKVFNWPGLGRLLVDSVEMRDYPVIQAEVLLFSLEFILINLVVDVLYAAINPAIRYK from the coding sequence ATGCTCAACTATGTGATTAAGCGCCTGCTGGGGCTGATCCCCACCCTGCTAATCGTCGCGGTGCTGGTGTTTCTCTTCGTCCATATGCTGCCCGGCGATCCGGCGCGGCTGATTGCCGGACCGGAAGCCGACGCCCAGGTGGTGGCGATGGTGCGCCAGCAGCTGGGGCTTGACCAGCCGCTGCACGTCCAGTTTTGGCACTACATCACCAACGTGCTGCGCGGCGATTTTGGCATGTCCATGGCCTCGCGGCGTCCCGTTGCCAGTGAGATAGCCAGCCGCTTTATGCCCACCCTGTGGCTGACGCTGGCCAGCATGAGCTGGGCGGTGCTGTTTGGCATGGCGGCGGGGATCGCGGCGGCGGTGTGGCGCAATCGCTGGCCCGACCGTCTGGGAATGGCGCTGGCGGTGAGCGGCATTTCGTTTCCGGCCTTTGCCCTTGGTATGCTGCTGATGCAGGTGTTTTCGGTTGAGCTGGGCTGGCTGCCGACGGTGGGGGCCGACAGCTGGCGGCACTATATTTTGCCTTCGCTGACCCTCGGCGCGGCGGTGGCGGCGGTGATGGCGCGCTTTACCCGCGCGTCGTTCGTCGATGTGCTGCATGAAGACTATATGCGTACCGCCCGGGCGAAAGGGGTGAGCGAAACGCGGGTGGTGCTCAAGCATGGTCTGCGCAATGCGATGATCCCGGTCGTCACCATGATGGGGCTGCAGTTCGGCTTTCTGCTCGGCGGCTCGATCGTCGTGGAGAAGGTCTTCAACTGGCCGGGGCTGGGGCGACTGCTGGTCGATTCGGTAGAAATGCGCGATTACCCGGTGATTCAGGCGGAAGTGCTGCTCTTTTCGCTGGAGTTTATTCTTATCAATTTAGTGGTTGATGTGCTGTACGCGGCCATAAACCCGGCTATCAGGTATAAGTAA
- the gsiA gene encoding glutathione ABC transporter ATP-binding protein GsiA gives MPQTHETDTCEVLVVRNLNVAFRQQDAPEVQAVRQLSFSLRRGETLAIVGESGSGKSVTALALMRLLDAASSEVSSEGLWLRRRNRQVIALNEQSEAEMRRVRGADLAMIFQEPMTSLNPVFTIGEQIAESLRLHQGLGREEALRAAKKMLDQVRIPQAEEMLSRYPHQLSGGMRQRVMIAMALSCRPAVLIADEPTTALDVTIQAQILQLITVLQKEMAMGVIFITHDMGVVADIADRVLVMYRGEAVETGSVEEIFRSPQHPYTQSLLAAVPRLGEMRGQDLPRRFPLPGQPLAETDTPDTVVAGEPILQVRDLVARFPVRGGLLNRVTREVHAVEKVSFDLWPGETLSLVGESGCGKSTTGRALLRLVETQGGTITFDGQRIDTLSGSKLQSLRRNIQFIFQDPYASLDPRQTVGDSIMEPLRVHGLLDREAARERVAWLLKRVGLQPEHAWRYPHAFSGGQRQRICIARALALNPKVVIADESVSALDVSIRAQIINLMLDLQREMGIAFLFISHDMAVVERISHRVAVMYRGRIVEIGPRRAVFENPQHPYTRKLMAAVPVADPAYRHPQRVLLSDDVPGNIYKRGEEIASPPLQQVGPGHFVARDAADVLGRA, from the coding sequence GTGCCGCAAACTCACGAAACGGATACCTGCGAAGTACTGGTGGTGCGCAACCTGAACGTGGCGTTCCGCCAGCAGGATGCGCCAGAGGTGCAGGCCGTGCGTCAGCTTTCCTTCAGCCTGCGCCGCGGCGAGACGCTGGCGATTGTCGGGGAGTCCGGTTCGGGAAAATCGGTCACCGCGCTGGCGCTGATGCGTCTGCTTGACGCCGCCAGCAGCGAGGTGAGCAGCGAGGGGCTGTGGCTGCGACGGCGCAACCGGCAGGTGATCGCGCTCAATGAGCAATCGGAGGCCGAAATGCGCCGGGTACGCGGCGCGGATCTGGCGATGATTTTTCAGGAGCCGATGACCTCGCTGAACCCGGTATTCACCATCGGCGAGCAGATCGCCGAATCCCTGCGCCTGCACCAGGGGTTGGGGCGCGAAGAGGCGCTGCGCGCGGCGAAAAAGATGCTCGACCAGGTGCGTATTCCCCAGGCGGAAGAGATGCTCTCACGCTATCCGCACCAGCTCTCCGGCGGCATGCGCCAGCGGGTGATGATCGCCATGGCGCTCTCCTGTCGGCCGGCGGTGCTGATTGCCGACGAGCCGACCACGGCGCTGGATGTCACCATTCAGGCGCAAATTTTGCAACTTATCACCGTCCTGCAAAAGGAGATGGCGATGGGGGTAATCTTTATCACCCACGACATGGGGGTGGTGGCCGATATCGCCGATCGGGTGCTGGTCATGTATCGCGGCGAGGCGGTGGAGACCGGCAGCGTCGAGGAGATTTTCCGTTCACCGCAGCATCCTTATACGCAGTCGCTGTTGGCGGCGGTCCCCCGGCTGGGGGAGATGCGCGGTCAGGATCTGCCGCGCCGCTTCCCGCTACCGGGGCAGCCGCTGGCGGAGACAGACACGCCAGACACGGTGGTGGCGGGGGAGCCTATTCTGCAGGTGCGCGATCTGGTGGCCCGTTTTCCGGTGCGCGGCGGACTGCTCAATCGCGTGACGCGCGAAGTGCATGCGGTGGAGAAGGTGAGTTTTGATCTCTGGCCGGGAGAGACCCTGTCGCTGGTGGGGGAGTCCGGCTGCGGCAAGTCGACTACCGGCCGGGCGCTGCTGAGGCTGGTTGAGACCCAGGGGGGCACCATTACCTTCGATGGTCAGCGGATCGATACCCTCTCCGGCAGCAAGCTGCAGTCCCTGCGGCGCAATATTCAGTTTATTTTTCAGGACCCTTACGCCTCGCTCGATCCGCGCCAGACAGTCGGCGATTCGATTATGGAGCCGCTGCGGGTGCATGGCCTGCTGGACAGGGAGGCGGCGCGCGAGCGGGTCGCCTGGCTGCTTAAGCGCGTGGGGCTGCAGCCGGAGCATGCCTGGCGCTACCCCCACGCCTTTTCCGGCGGCCAGCGGCAGCGGATCTGCATTGCCCGCGCGCTGGCGCTTAATCCGAAGGTGGTGATTGCCGATGAGTCGGTGTCGGCCCTGGATGTCTCCATTCGGGCGCAGATTATCAATCTGATGCTCGACCTGCAGCGCGAAATGGGCATCGCGTTTCTGTTTATTTCCCATGATATGGCGGTGGTGGAGCGCATCAGCCACCGCGTGGCGGTGATGTATCGCGGCCGGATTGTCGAAATCGGCCCGCGCCGCGCGGTGTTTGAAAACCCGCAGCACCCCTATACCCGTAAGCTCATGGCCGCCGTACCGGTGGCCGACCCGGCCTACCGTCATCCGCAACGGGTCCTGCTGTCAGATGACGTTCCGGGCAATATTTATAAGCGGGGCGAAGAGATCGCCAGCCCGCCATTGCAGCAGGTTGGGCCGGGCCACTTCGTCGCCCGCGACGCCGCCGATGTGCTGGGCAGAGCATAA
- the moeB gene encoding molybdopterin-synthase adenylyltransferase MoeB: MAVELSDEEMLRYNRQIVLRGFDFDGQERLKAARVLVVGLGGLGCAAAQYLAAAGVGQLTLLDFDTVSLSNLQRQTLHSDAAIGQPKVDSAREALARINPHVHLVPLNALLDEAALAGQIAGHDLVLDCTDNVAIRNQLNAGCFRHQTPLVSGAAIRMEGQISVFTYQEGEPCYRCLSRLFGENALTCVEAGVMAPLVGTIGSLQAMEAIKLLTGYGTPASGKIVMYDAMTCQFREMKLMRHPQCEVCGTR, from the coding sequence ATGGCCGTGGAGCTGAGCGATGAAGAGATGCTGCGCTATAACCGACAGATTGTTTTGCGCGGTTTTGATTTTGACGGCCAGGAGCGGCTAAAGGCCGCTCGCGTGCTGGTGGTCGGCCTCGGCGGACTTGGCTGCGCCGCCGCGCAGTATCTGGCCGCCGCCGGGGTGGGGCAGCTCACCCTGCTCGATTTCGACACCGTCTCGCTCTCTAATCTGCAACGCCAGACGCTGCACAGCGACGCCGCCATCGGCCAGCCGAAGGTGGACTCCGCCCGCGAGGCGCTGGCGCGCATTAATCCGCACGTTCATCTGGTGCCGCTCAATGCCTTACTGGACGAAGCGGCGCTGGCGGGGCAGATTGCCGGGCACGATCTGGTGCTCGACTGCACCGACAACGTCGCCATTCGTAACCAGCTCAACGCCGGCTGCTTCCGCCACCAAACCCCGCTGGTTTCCGGGGCGGCGATCCGTATGGAGGGGCAGATCAGCGTCTTCACGTATCAGGAGGGCGAACCCTGCTACCGCTGCCTGAGCCGCCTGTTTGGCGAAAACGCCCTCACCTGCGTCGAAGCCGGCGTGATGGCCCCGCTGGTGGGCACTATCGGTTCCCTGCAGGCGATGGAGGCCATTAAGCTGTTGACCGGCTACGGCACGCCCGCCAGCGGGAAAATCGTGATGTACGACGCCATGACCTGCCAGTTTCGTGAAATGAAGCTGATGCGCCACCCGCAGTGCGAGGTATGCGGTACGCGCTAA
- the iaaA gene encoding beta-aspartyl-peptidase, giving the protein MGKAVIAIHGGAGAISRAQMTPEREREYVAALSAIVESGQKMLAAGASALDAVTEAVRLLEECPLFNAGMGSVFTHDQTHELDACVMDGYSLQAGAVAGVKHLRNPVLAARLVLEESPHVLLIGEGAENFAFSHGMARVDNDLFSTPERLLQLQEAKAGGEIILDHHAAPLDERQKMGTVGAVALDLAGNLAAATSTGGMTNKLPGRVGDSPLPGAGCYANNASVAVSCTGTGEVFMRTLAAYDIAALMEYGQLSLYSACERVVMEKLPALGGSGGLIAVDREGNVVLPFNSEGMYRAWCYAGDTPTIGIYRE; this is encoded by the coding sequence ATGGGCAAGGCGGTTATAGCAATTCACGGCGGCGCAGGGGCGATTTCTCGCGCGCAGATGACGCCGGAGCGGGAGCGGGAGTACGTGGCGGCGCTGTCGGCTATCGTCGAAAGCGGGCAGAAAATGTTGGCTGCAGGCGCCAGTGCGCTGGATGCCGTGACCGAGGCCGTCCGTCTGCTGGAGGAGTGTCCGCTGTTTAACGCCGGGATGGGCTCGGTATTTACCCACGATCAAACCCACGAGCTGGACGCCTGCGTGATGGACGGCTACAGCCTGCAGGCGGGGGCGGTGGCCGGGGTCAAACATCTACGTAATCCGGTGCTGGCGGCGCGTCTGGTGCTGGAGGAGAGCCCGCACGTGCTGCTGATCGGCGAGGGGGCGGAAAATTTCGCCTTCTCCCACGGAATGGCGCGCGTCGATAACGATCTCTTTTCCACCCCCGAGCGTCTGCTGCAGCTGCAGGAGGCGAAAGCGGGCGGGGAGATCATCCTTGACCATCACGCCGCTCCGCTCGACGAACGGCAGAAAATGGGCACCGTCGGGGCGGTGGCGCTCGATCTGGCCGGCAATCTGGCGGCGGCGACCTCCACCGGCGGCATGACCAACAAACTGCCCGGACGCGTCGGCGACAGCCCGCTGCCGGGCGCGGGGTGCTACGCCAACAACGCCAGCGTGGCGGTCTCCTGCACCGGCACCGGCGAAGTCTTTATGCGTACCCTGGCGGCCTACGATATCGCCGCCCTGATGGAGTACGGTCAGCTCAGTCTCTATTCCGCCTGCGAGCGGGTGGTGATGGAGAAGCTGCCGGCCCTCGGCGGCAGCGGCGGGCTGATTGCCGTCGATCGCGAAGGCAACGTCGTTTTACCGTTTAACAGCGAAGGCATGTACCGCGCCTGGTGCTATGCCGGCGATACGCCGACCATTGGCATTTATCGCGAATAG